The DNA window GCGTCTGTTTCAATCTGGTCCTTGGACCATGTGCAGACTCTCACTGCGTTTTGGGATGGGGAATATCTCCCTAAAGGTCCCCCATGTCCTTGGCGCCTTTTATTTCAGTCCCTTtaccacatatttcatatatttacagTTTGGACCCtggattttgatttgattttaatttcatcctttagttcatttaatttttttttttttagaataggGGAGTtcctctattatttattttaagttatatatatatttattatttacctaatatctttctttttatttgtattatttgatttaagtcattatatatgcacatacatattctttttataatttatatacatgtacatattctttatttattttaaatatatatttttcttttcgtattttctacatgcatatatatatatatacttatatatttacatattttaattcatatacttaaaAATGTATGTACACACTTacgttatttttttttataatatacatatttatgtcttttttttgtctttatgtaatatatatacacacatgcgcATTGttctttatatatatgtaattatgttttcatattttataattcttatacatacacatatatatacgtatagacatacatattttcattatatatatacctatatagttttttttgtattttaaattttttaaaattcatacatacatttttaaaatgtttataattttattcatttatttattattattattgttttactttatgtttatttatttatttatgtgtccattattattttaaaaaaaaatgttttcgtttttttatttgtttatttacttgttattgtatataattgattttttttatatatttatttttgttatttttgctcgtattatttttgctcgcattatcgtaattgtTCTTCCctcacatcaatttttacccaaattcgtaaaaaaggaaaattttggaaataaaagcaatactcgatacttgggatcttcgagagaattgggttctaattttctgttgaatctaaatactcgagaatgctctttaataaaaacataaataaaaactcattatcgggatttcaatatgttgtgtcctaacgcattggatatgacacgtggttttctcgatatgaggatttttcgaaagaaaaggcaatattccgtatttagaaaattcgagaaatcgtgccctaacttattgagcttcgatttttctcgttgattctaagtaatcgaatatcctttttaaaattaaaataaatgaggtttaaacaaaaactaaaggcaagcttactctcgaaaatacgatgtgttgtatcctaacttattggacgtgacatcttgttacttcgagataaggaagcattttccattttgatttatttgagtaattttaaaataacaatataaggagggattgtattttaaattctttttgagttttcaattttcgacactaagacactaattaatcaactaggtaccaattttgggcgtatcgagggtgctaatccttcctcgtgcgtaaccgactcccgaactcatttttctgaatttcgtagaccaaaattgttgttttaataaaatctaaatcgtttattaaaaacaaccgttttacgaggtgacccgatcacacctcatcaaaaaagattggtggcgactcccatttttcgttttattttcaaaatctaagtcgaccccgtttccatcaaaaaaatggtgtcaacagcttggcgactccactggggactataagagagtcaagccacgtgttgattatttcttgtctttttgttgaaagtggaaaattcgatttaaatttacgatcctctcattgcatctctttttgttttgagttatatttttttatcatgttctgtattttattttatacctctgcacattgcattgcatgaccgttggtcacaccttttaagtgggagtgagaaactacgccttcgtgaggttttcacctccgcatgggatagtgaatcgcttccgggatacatccgtacctatgtcttcgtgagattttcatctccgcatggccatagggaaatgtattcccctgaactgaactcggtccatatgagcctataatgggtgaggatcgaggaatctgctggttcaggtactcttactttagaaccaaacctcatgtagtgaaccttaggagcccaccctaggtagaaccacttcgaacccctagtattcacccaaataggtgttctatttattcttgcttgcttttgctttgtactaacatgttttctttttgttatgattgcattgcattttcatcataaaaagaggtgttgattcacgttcaattgctaaatagagagcctgtcataagaaaatgggtttcttgatagagtggatgACGATACGGTTGTCCTAATACGGTCCAAGAAGATATAAcaaaagaaggatgatagttcagtagaggactatacgactttgcctcgttgcctgaagactcaagatgacaaagattattcgagaaccgctaaactttttaaagagaagccaacgagcatcacaagGATGAGTGAGTAACGAGTCGCggcctggatcaagcaaaaaaaAGAGATAGAAGAGATGTTCCTTTtaaagagttcgtgagatttatcttaacgctcgaatgaagaagaggatcgaatgtctcCGCATATGAGGGCAAAGTCGTATATATATATCCGTTTTATTtaaagagatttattttctagtaaaattgttctaatagaattgaaccaagaatcaacatcttttttttgcattcatgcatcaacatttcatttcatcgcatgcaataaatttcctaaaatccaaaaatacgTATTCATGCATCAACACTACGTTTCATTGCATACagtaaatttcctaaaatccaaaagtacGTCGAGTTTAGAACTCTAGTACAGAACTAGATGAATGATAAAGAATTGGAATTATTTGAATATATCGATGGTTCGAAAGGTGAAGATGTTTGTGCCTTTGAAGaagaactaaaaaaatgaaaaagcctATCATGAATTTGTTTCTGCATCCTAGAGGCATTCAAAACAACTGGACTGTGGAGgagatttttgtaatttttagggCCATTTCAGAGTAACATTCGGAACgctcttattgctctaagcctaggagcaatagaaaatccttttgtgaaaaaggcgTATGTccacatttttttatttcaatgaaatgcatctttgtgtctggttttggcaaatattcttttgttccttccatttcattcaaACTCATACTACACAGATAATTACCCTTTGATTCATTTGTCCTTTGAGTCTTCTTTCGTCCCTAGAATAGGTCTCcaaatatcaatgatatgagcgacactactattgactcagaatctccttttgagcaagatatgtgtctagggGAACTTCAAGACTTCGAAGATGATCGAGACTGTAATTTATCTCCTGATTTATTAAGGATGGTAGAGTAAGTCGAAAAGcaaatcctaccttacaaaaAAATCAgttggaaattgtgagcttaggagaagagaaaaaggtgAAGATCAGAGCCTGTATCACCGCAGAGACGAAGCGAGAtgtcattgagttactccaagaattcaaagatgttttcacatTATCAAGATATGCTTGAGCTACAAAGACGTATGGACGCCCTTAAGGAAAAGAAGATCTTGGAAGAGGTCTATACGGGTGTCTGAGGAACACATGCATTGATTTTGCAATGGCCAAGTGAATCATGAGATATGGGTACttctggtccaccatggaaggggatagCATAAGTTATACCAAGAAACGCCACAAGGGCCAAATTTAcggggacaaaattcatgtacctccatctattcatgttatgacttttccatgacctttctctatgtgggggcATGGAGGTCATTGGGCTAATCTCGCCAAAAGCTAGCGGTCTTCGAGTCATCTTTGTAGTCATCGATTACTTCATTAggtgggtggaagctgcttcatatgccaatatcacAAAGCTGACAATcaacaaatttcttgaagaatcatatgtcaatataaaacgccaaaaaggatcatattagacaatgcattgaatttgaacaaccgcacgacatcagaagtttgcagtctgttcaagattaacaccatgcCACCCAAAATGAACAGTTCAGTGGAGgcaaaaaaaaaggacaaaaaaaaagacaaaaaaaggtaaaaaaacgagaaaataaaaagcaaaaaaaaaccaaataaaagaaaaacctcTACTGGAGCAACTCAGTTCTCACTAGTATATGGAATAGAGGTAGTTTTACCCATCAAAGTTGATATTTCTACCCTTCAAGTCTTGTCAGAGCTGAATCTGGATGAAGCAAATCCAAAcccgatatgatcagttaaatttgattgaagagGAAAGATTCAAGGTTATCCGTCTtggtcaaaagtaccaaaaataaaatacgcGAGCTCACCAAAAAGTTCGCCCCAGAGACCTGATATCGAAGAATATTCTtgccatacaaaaggacttcagaagaaaatggatgccgaactggaaaggaccttatgtggaaggccttatctgaaAAAGCGTTGATATTGACAGgatggatggcaagaacctgcctaatctcgagaattctgattcaagaaataaatacttcacttgaaaaaaaacaaaaagaaaaatgaaaaaatgaaaaaagaaaagaaaaaagaaaaagaaaaaggagaggccaaggtgaaaacccgcaaagggtgccttgagaccaaagggttttgaattgaaaacccatgaATGGGtagttcaaatttttttcaaaggtggggcatgcggtagtcttaccctttctgaattaataagaaggagagatgctacatcttggggcatcaacaaagccttctaggacttctaaacacatatcaagttcaaaagggtccttaagaagtttggggcagagaagctcatgctacaatatctggggcacctattcccattttattcattttttgtatttttgacaaaatacatcatcttgattaatttattctcattttgtattctagcaaaatttgctatcctgATTAATGTGTTCATTTAGAGTTTTGCTCTCAACAAATTTTcatcttatccattgtgataatattttccatcttattcatctcgtatctcagcaaaatttgctatcttgattgatttgtttgtttagagctttgctctcaacaaaatttcattttgtccattttgataatctttttcaagcatttttcattgaaataacgattaatggactgacaatacacacgcagaaggagttctgcatattactctaaaagtttctaaataatacgaggacctgaaacaggactattgtttagaactaaccaaacctaagggttggaaacatttgagaaatgatagtctaaatagcgtctatttctttgggttttctgtcaaattggctgaacaagaaggcatcagtgatagaaccttgatgaacaatgaggaatgacaacctaagcattaaaaatggatcattctcatgacattctacaaatataatacatacacatctagttaggagcatttgattcattctgatcatgtcatcctaaacactaggcgtaaataggtcctatcttcctatattggtaggaagtggatcgaagattgcagatcttgccttcctgtatttggcagcgaagcagatcaaaagatggcagattttacctccctgaccacagtggagtacactgaagccgataattctatctccctgtatttggcagtggaatagattgaagattgcagatcttgccttcctgtatttggcagcgaagcagatcaaagatggcagattttacctccccgaccacagtggagtacattgaagccgataactctatctccctgtatttggcagtggaatagattgaagattgcagatcttgccttcctgtatttggcagcaaagTAGGTTGAAgacggcggattttacctccctgattacagtggagtacattgaagctgatagttctatctcccggggcaagaagtagatcgaagatagctgatcctatcttcctatattggtaggaaatagatcgaagatgcagatcttgtcttcccatattggtggcgaagtagatcgaagaaagcagatcttgtcttcatgtattggcgtgaagtagatcgaagatagctgatcctatcttcctatattggcaggaaatggatcgaagatgcagatcttgtcttcccatattggtggcgaagtagatcgcagaaagcagatcttgtcttcatgtattggcgtgaagtagatcgaaggtagcagatcctatcttcctatattggtaggaagtggatcgaagatgcagatcttgtcttcccatattggtggcgaagtagatcgcagaaagcagatcttgtcttcatgtattggcgtgaagtagatcgaagatagcaggtcctatcttcctatattgataggaaatggatcaaagataacagatcttgtcttcccatattggtggcgaagtagatcgcagaaagcagatcttgttttcatgtattggcgtgaagtagatcaaagataacaggtctggtcttcctatattggtaggaagtggatcgacgatgcagatcttgtcttcccatactggtggtgaagtagatcgaagaaagcagatcttatcttcatgtattggcgtgaagtagatcgaagatgcagattctgtcttcctatattggtaggaagtagatcgaagaaagcagatcttgtcttcatgtattggcgtgaagtagatcaaagataacaggtccggtcttcctatattggtaggaagtggatcgacgatgcagatcttgtcttcccatactggtggcgaagtagatcgaagaaagcagatcttatcttcatgtattggcgtgaagtagatcaaagataacaggtcctgtcttcctatattggtaggaagtggatcgacgatgcagattCTGTCTTCCTAtgttggtaggaagtggatcgacgatgcaggtcttgtcttcccatactggtggcgaagtagattgaagattgcagatcttgccttcctgtatttggcagcgaagcagatcgaagatggcagattttacctccctgactacaatggagtacattgaagccgataactctatctccctgtatttggcattggaatagattgaagatcgaagatggcagattttacctccttgACTAcaatggagtacattgaagccgataactctatctccctgtatttggcagcgaagcagatcaaagatggcagattttaccttcatgtgactacagtggagtacattgaagccgatgactctatcttcctgtatttggcagtggaataaattgaagatcaaagatggcagattttacctccctgactacagtggagtacattgaagccgataactctatctccctgtatctggcagtggaattgattgaagattgcagatcttgccttcctgtatttggcagcgaagcagatcgaagatggcagattttacctccatgactacagtggagtacattgaagccgataactctatctccctgtatctggcagtggaatagattgaagattgtagatcttgccttcctgtatttggcagcgaagcagatcgaaaatggcagattttacctccctgcaTTCAAtagtggaatagagtgaagattacagatcttatctccctaagtagtagtggagcagactaaaaacacaaatctcatccccatggagtcgtagcagagtagattgaagctacaaggcgtatctgaagttgcagtagagtggatcgaagcaacaagacgtaGCAGACTGGaataaggctacttgaagaagatgagtaccaaaaagtcaagactcgacaagaccgggcaaaattggcccttttgatgtctttgctctattctcgttacacgaaaatgagcaaagaggggcagctgtaaaagcccatttttgcccgggcccacaccaacaaaataactgaaataataaaatccaaaataaaatcccAAGCCCAAAATCTGGCCCAAAATTAGGAAAACCCTAACccacaaaacttaaaaaaaatttcagcagcaaaccctagcTACCTGCCGCATGCCTTACGtggcctcctcgtctgccacgccTCCAGCCCACGCCTCCACTCGCACGCCTCTGCCACCACTGTCGGCCACGGGCACCTGCAAAACCAACAAAAGGCACGCAACAACAGAAGAAACAAATAGCAAAAAGACaaagaaatagaaattaaaagttgTGTAGATCGGCTATAAAGGCCGAAAATCTCTTCCTTGTAAGGGGCTTCTCTTTACGAACATCTAAATAGAAAagcaagaaaaacaaagaaaatttcaaaaaggaAAAACCTTTTTCGGTTCTggtacttattttatttttatttcttttatcttcGTTTTTATACTAAATATTGAGataaaaagagagggagagaagaagCGTACCTCGTCGCCTTGCAAGCCCGGCGTCGGTGCTCTCTTCGCCGTCGTCGGAGCCGAAAGTTGGGGGACTAAAGACCTTTTTTGGTCCCATGGGTTGAGAGAGGCCAACCTTCGAGTACCCTGCGAAGGGAAGgctaaaaaaaaccattttttcgCTGTCGGCCGTTGGCCACGGCGGCGGCGGCGCGACGGTGGCTTAGAGAAGCCCTAGGCCAAAT is part of the Gossypium hirsutum isolate 1008001.06 chromosome D11, Gossypium_hirsutum_v2.1, whole genome shotgun sequence genome and encodes:
- the LOC121223028 gene encoding uncharacterized protein; translation: MVHPTAAVTPGFSKPPSRRRRRGQRPTAKKWFFLAFPSQGTRRLASLNPWDQKRSLVPQLSAPTTAKRAPTPGLQGDEVPVADSGGRGVRVEAWAGGVADEEAT